Proteins from one Microcoleus sp. bin38.metabat.b11b12b14.051 genomic window:
- a CDS encoding alpha/beta fold hydrolase, translating to MTSINTPFLVTGGETNRPPTNAFSPSQRQINIRAPFSLPSADRWTGEKVWLLIPGFTAPSDSFDATLARVINDANPNDTVLALDWTQVSGTPTNNATLGILRGDLYRSGSWITPVATAIQNKLVEWGMPAAALNIVGHSLGAHLASELAATFNTAYGSQVGSVTALDPASNSARSVSPYDTTNGFDTDLSNGYVLDKKGGIADPIKRLDLNAAASRRSFNGISSVSGNEAQAGTARESFLFDFGPNADTTAQHGRVVTAYTNLVNDAAGNSRLATNILGLNDTQANHPFRPNFYKGDSPNSLQVHEGVIPVDAQDNPLFLVAAKAAGGINDRFIYGTNRDDEFRLSGSFAKYYNNNGNHTYNVGNGNDLVFGGIGNDIIFGGAGNDTVDGGDGNNQIYGDDGNDILGAGIGNDTIYGGEGIDIINGGDGTNDIYGDRGNDYLTGGNGTNRFFGGSGNDVLQGGTGLNLLKGTDTNTMSSDEVDTLIGNPSARLNAFYIGDRTTNWYSANGGNDYAKIVNFNPVTDVILGGTNIEAQNLITQTFLWAGGELIAKIEGLWASQLQFPTRIF from the coding sequence ATGACATCGATAAATACTCCGTTTTTGGTAACAGGTGGTGAAACTAACAGACCACCTACGAATGCTTTTAGTCCAAGTCAGCGTCAAATAAATATCCGTGCGCCCTTCTCCCTTCCCTCTGCGGATCGATGGACTGGTGAAAAAGTATGGTTGCTGATTCCTGGTTTCACAGCACCCAGCGATTCTTTTGATGCAACTCTAGCCAGAGTCATCAATGATGCTAACCCAAACGATACAGTTTTAGCCCTTGACTGGACTCAAGTGAGTGGCACCCCAACAAATAATGCAACATTAGGGATCTTGAGAGGAGACCTTTACAGGTCTGGTTCATGGATTACCCCAGTAGCAACGGCAATCCAAAACAAACTTGTTGAGTGGGGAATGCCAGCCGCAGCACTGAATATTGTTGGTCATAGTCTTGGTGCTCACCTTGCCAGCGAACTTGCCGCCACTTTCAATACTGCCTATGGGAGTCAAGTTGGTTCGGTTACAGCCCTTGACCCAGCATCAAATAGCGCAAGATCCGTGAGTCCATACGATACAACTAATGGCTTCGATACTGACCTATCAAATGGATACGTATTAGATAAAAAGGGAGGAATTGCAGACCCAATCAAACGCTTAGATCTTAATGCTGCGGCTTCAAGAAGAAGTTTTAATGGCATCAGTAGTGTATCAGGAAATGAAGCTCAAGCTGGAACGGCCAGGGAATCTTTCCTGTTTGACTTCGGCCCCAATGCAGACACCACTGCTCAACACGGTCGTGTCGTGACCGCCTACACAAATTTGGTGAATGATGCAGCCGGCAATTCTCGTTTAGCAACAAATATTTTGGGTTTGAACGACACGCAGGCAAATCATCCATTTCGACCAAACTTCTATAAAGGAGATTCTCCTAACTCTCTTCAAGTGCATGAAGGAGTGATTCCCGTTGATGCTCAAGATAATCCTTTGTTTCTGGTTGCTGCTAAAGCTGCTGGCGGAATCAACGATCGCTTCATCTATGGGACTAACAGAGACGACGAATTTAGATTAAGTGGGAGTTTTGCGAAATATTACAACAACAACGGCAACCATACTTATAATGTTGGTAACGGCAACGATCTTGTTTTTGGTGGCATAGGTAATGACATCATCTTCGGCGGGGCTGGAAATGACACGGTTGATGGCGGAGATGGGAATAATCAGATATATGGTGATGACGGTAATGATATTCTCGGTGCTGGTATAGGTAATGACACCATCTACGGCGGCGAGGGAATTGACATCATTAATGGCGGAGATGGGACTAATGACATTTATGGCGATCGGGGTAATGATTATCTGACTGGTGGAAACGGCACTAATAGGTTTTTTGGGGGTTCTGGCAACGATGTTCTACAAGGTGGTACGGGTCTAAACTTACTCAAAGGTACAGACACCAACACAATGTCTAGTGATGAGGTAGATACTTTAATTGGCAACCCTAGCGCCAGACTAAACGCATTTTATATTGGCGATCGCACCACAAATTGGTACTCAGCCAATGGTGGAAATGATTACGCCAAAATAGTTAACTTTAATCCAGTAACTGATGTAATTTTGGGCGGTACGAATATTGAGGCACAAAACCTCATCACTCAAACCTTTCTCTGGGCTGGAGGTGAATTGATTGCTAAGATTGAGGGTTTGTGGGCTTCGCAACTACAGTTCCCGACAAGGATCTTTTAG
- the rimI gene encoding ribosomal protein S18-alanine N-acetyltransferase — protein sequence MPFLGIKHLAAEHLNSAVELDRLCFGGLWTIEGYRRELDSPNSDLLGLWASATGDCRSAKLDSELESVDIFTSQNPVSTGGEPLKMPQILIGLGCLWAILEEAHITILAIDPRFQGQGLGQALLWALLKSANRRQLERATLEVRASNAVALSLYHKFGFKEAGRRKRYYPDTGEDAAIMWRSGIEKPEFQQYLANEKVKICDRLRQKNWQGAIDSFDF from the coding sequence GTGCCTTTTCTCGGAATCAAACATCTCGCCGCCGAACACCTCAACAGTGCAGTAGAGCTCGATCGCCTCTGTTTTGGCGGACTTTGGACGATCGAAGGCTACAGGCGCGAGTTAGATAGTCCTAATAGCGATTTACTGGGTTTGTGGGCATCCGCAACCGGGGACTGCCGATCGGCAAAATTGGACAGCGAACTTGAGTCTGTTGATATTTTCACCTCCCAAAACCCGGTGAGTACGGGGGGAGAACCCCTAAAAATGCCCCAAATTCTCATCGGTTTGGGTTGTCTGTGGGCAATTTTAGAAGAAGCTCACATTACCATTTTGGCGATCGATCCGCGCTTTCAAGGTCAGGGTTTGGGACAAGCTCTGCTTTGGGCTTTGCTAAAATCGGCAAACCGCAGACAGCTAGAAAGGGCAACTTTAGAAGTGCGAGCCTCTAATGCTGTCGCACTGTCTCTGTACCACAAATTTGGCTTTAAGGAAGCTGGACGGCGAAAAAGATACTACCCAGACACCGGAGAAGATGCTGCGATTATGTGGCGCAGCGGCATTGAAAAACCCGAATTTCAGCAATATTTGGCGAATGAAAAAGTGAAAATTTGCGATCGGCTGCGGCAGAAAAACTGGCAAGGGGCGATCGATAGTTTTGATTTTTGA